CAATAGTTAGTGCTAGAGATTCTAAAGAATTTATTTCCATTGAGGACTTCAAACAAAGAACAACAACTAATAACACTTTGCTTGAGAGACTTAAAAGTATGAATGTTTTTGATGGCTTAGATACAAAAAACCAAATGACACTATTTTAAACTAAAAAAAGATGAATTAACAACTCATCTTTTTTTAGTTTATTTTGTTTTTAATAAAATTGTTTGTTTTTTTCCTTTTTTAAAAATAGCGTATTTGCCGCCAAATTTTTGCGGTTGATATTTAGTAGTTTCATCTATTTCTAATTCATCTATTTTTAAGGCTTTTGTTGAAATAAATTCTCTTGCTTCTCTTTTTGAATTTAAGAATTTATGCTCAATTAATTTTTCAACTAAATTATCATTTTCATTTAACTCAAGAAGAGGTAAATAATCTTCCATTATCACTAAATCATGTATTTTTAAGGTAGAAAAATCAAAATTTTTGTTATATAAAATTTCAGTAATTTTTTTGGCATTTAATGCTTCTTGCACACCAAATAAATCTTTTACCACTTCTCCTGCTAAAACTTTTTGAGCAAGATGTTCTTTTGGATTATTATTATGTCTTTCTAAAATGTCACTAATTTCATCTAGTTTAAGAAAAGTTAATCATTTTAATAATTTACCAACTGCTGCATCACTTTGATTTAATAAATATTGATACATTTTAAAAGGAGAATTCATTTCTTTATCCAATCATAAAGAACCTCCGCCTGTGGATTTTCCAATTTTATTTCCATTTTCATCTGTTAATAAGTCAAATGTTATTCCAACAGCTTTATGATCATCACCCTCAACTTTAGCAATCATGTCTAAACCTGTGACAATGTTTCCCCATTGATCGCTACCACCTAATTGCACTTTAACATTGTTATTTTTGTACAATTGTAAAAAGTCATAACCTTGTAATAAGGTATATGAAAATTCTGTAAAAGACAAGCCTTTTTCTATTCTTCTTGATACAGAATCTTTAGAAAGCATACTAGATATATTAATTAATTTTCCCGCATCTCTTAAGAAAGTTAAAATTGACATCTCTTTATAAAAATTGTAATTGTCTACAACGGTAAGTCCGTGTATTTCTAATTGTGCCACTATTTTTGTTTTATTGTTTTTTACTTGTTCTAAATCAAGTAGAACTCTTTCAGAATCTTTAAAGGATGGATCGCCAATCATTCCTGTGGCTCCTCCAACTAATCCATAAGTTTTATAGCCATATTGAGCAAATCTTTTTAATGTTGCAATTAAAATATAGTTTCCTAAGTGCAAACTTTGTGCAGTTGGATCAAATCCGCCATAAATTGCAGTTTCTGAAGGAATTAATTGTTGAAATTTTTCTTCATTACTTATCTGTTTTAAAATCCCTCTAGCTCTCAAATCTTCTAATAGAGTCATGATTCTCCTTATAAACTTTTCTTGTATACTTCAATTAAATATTGAATATCAGCATTAAAATATTTTTCGTATACTTCTTTTTTATTAATGAATTTGATGAATTTTTCAAATTCATTAAAGTTATCATCTTTAGTTAATCCCAAGCTAGTTACACTAGCAAGCATTCCTTCACTTTTTACATTCAATAGTGAACCTTCTAATATTTCTTCACC
This Mycoplasmopsis columbina DNA region includes the following protein-coding sequences:
- the tyrS gene encoding tyrosine--tRNA ligase, with the translated sequence MTLLEDLRARGILKQISNEEKFQQLIPSETAIYGGFDPTAQSLHLGNYILIATLKRFAQYGYKTYGLVGGATGMIGDPSFKDSERVLLDLEQVKNNKTKIVAQLEIHGLTVVDNYNFYKEMSILTFLRDAGKLINISSMLSKDSVSRRIEKGLSFTEFSYTLLQGYDFLQLYKNNNVKVQLGGSDQWGNIVTGLDMIAKVEGDDHKAVGITFDLLTDENGNKIGKSTGGGSLWLDKEMNSPFKMYQYLLNQSDAAVGKLLKWLTFLKLDEISDILERHNNNPKEHLAQKVLAGEVVKDLFGVQEALNAKKITEILYNKNFDFSTLKIHDLVIMEDYLPLLELNENDNLVEKLIEHKFLNSKREAREFISTKALKIDELEIDETTKYQPQKFGGKYAIFKKGKKQTILLKTK